The DNA window CGCGATACACTGACGGCATATGGCGACCTTGCGCAGATCTACCGAAATAAGTTTAGCATCCCGATCCTGCTCGTTGCAGGATCGAATGGCAAGACAACGACGAAAGATGTAACGAGCTATGTCCTCGGAACGTCGTTCACACTCCTAAAGACAGAAGCGAATTATAACAATCACGTTGGCTTGCCACGGATGCTGTTTTTGCTCACGCCCAAGCACAAGCTCGCCGTGCTCGAGATCGGGACGAATCATCCCGGCGAGATCGCCCGCCTGACCGAGATCGCGATGCCCACGCACGGCATCATCACGAACATCGGCCGCGAACATCTGGAATTCTTCAAGAACCTCGCGGGTGTCGCCAAGGAAGAGACGGCGCTCTTCCGTGCACTTGATGCAGCCGGCGGTACGGCGTTCGTCAACCTCGACGACAAGTACCTTGCCCCATCCACGAAGCGCTTCGGCAAACGAGCCGTCACCTTCGCGACAAAAGGAAAAGCACAGGTCACGGCACGCGACAGAGGCTTTGCAACGAACGGTAAGCGTCTGGTCGATCTCACGATCGGGAAACAAACGATCAAGCTCAAGACCAATATCGTTGCAGAGTATGCACCGTCTCTCATCGCTTCGGTCGCTTCGGTTGCGAAGGAGTTCGGCATCCCAAATGCGAAGATCAAGTCGAGGATCGAATCATACAAGCCGCATTCGAAGCGGATGGAGATGATCACTCTGCCGAACGGCGTGCTCGTGATCAACGATTGTTACAACGCGAACCCTGAGTCATTCGCCGCAGCGCTCGAAACGCTGAAGCGAATTCCGGCGAAGGGCAAGAAGTATGTTGTCGCCGGAGATATGTTCGAGCTCGGCGATACATCAACGAGCGAGCATACCAAGCTCGGCGCGTTCATCGGCACGTACCGCTTCGACGGGCATTACTTCACCGGCAAGGCCATGAAGCATGCGTTCGCTGCATTGCTCAAAAAGCGCAAGAGCGCCACGGCGACGTATTCGGATTCGAAAGC is part of the Bacteroidota bacterium genome and encodes:
- a CDS encoding UDP-N-acetylmuramoyl-tripeptide--D-alanyl-D-alanine ligase is translated as MNFTVSDLLSAPHVRAIGFESLTERTRFSSVSTDSRQCGKGDLFIALRGETFDGHDFLAQIAKQGAAAAVVDAKWYRTHARKTPRKLPLLVVRDTLTAYGDLAQIYRNKFSIPILLVAGSNGKTTTKDVTSYVLGTSFTLLKTEANYNNHVGLPRMLFLLTPKHKLAVLEIGTNHPGEIARLTEIAMPTHGIITNIGREHLEFFKNLAGVAKEETALFRALDAAGGTAFVNLDDKYLAPSTKRFGKRAVTFATKGKAQVTARDRGFATNGKRLVDLTIGKQTIKLKTNIVAEYAPSLIASVASVAKEFGIPNAKIKSRIESYKPHSKRMEMITLPNGVLVINDCYNANPESFAAALETLKRIPAKGKKYVVAGDMFELGDTSTSEHTKLGAFIGTYRFDGHYFTGKAMKHAFAALLKKRKSATATYSDSKAGIAEDLRSLLKRGDVILLKGSRGMKMEDVLAKL